A single genomic interval of Lewinellaceae bacterium harbors:
- a CDS encoding HAD family hydrolase has product MKLVIFDVDGTLIFSEKRDSLAFAATYEKIYRRPFPTIDWHAYPHVTDTTIFDSVIRRHFGRPSNEPEIARFQEHYGALLQANRQVAPHAYQEVPGARRAIAALEQDDRYLVGVATGGWKRSAEIKLQHVGIAINHRLFSGADGKLEREHIVEEVVACAEELNGGSFSKTIYIGDAIWDVRTTRNLQLDFIGVRRMGDFSLLQKEGARHLIRDYLDYEGFLQLLEEAVPPGVGSGV; this is encoded by the coding sequence ATGAAACTGGTGATCTTTGACGTCGACGGGACGCTCATCTTTTCAGAAAAAAGAGACAGCCTGGCCTTCGCCGCCACCTACGAAAAAATCTACCGCCGCCCCTTTCCCACCATCGACTGGCACGCCTATCCGCATGTGACGGACACCACCATCTTCGACTCGGTCATTCGCCGGCACTTTGGCCGGCCCTCCAACGAACCGGAAATTGCCCGCTTCCAGGAACACTACGGAGCGCTGCTGCAAGCCAACCGCCAGGTTGCTCCCCACGCTTACCAGGAGGTGCCCGGCGCCCGGCGGGCCATCGCCGCCCTGGAGCAGGATGATCGCTACCTGGTCGGCGTAGCGACGGGGGGCTGGAAGCGCTCGGCGGAGATCAAGCTTCAACACGTTGGCATCGCCATCAACCACCGCCTCTTCAGCGGCGCCGACGGCAAACTGGAACGGGAGCACATCGTCGAAGAGGTGGTCGCCTGCGCCGAAGAACTCAACGGCGGCTCTTTCAGCAAAACCATCTACATCGGCGACGCCATCTGGGACGTGCGCACCACCCGCAACCTGCAGCTGGATTTTATCGGCGTCCGCCGAATGGGCGACTTCAGCCTGCTGCAAAAAGAGGGCGCCCGCCACCTCATCCGGGATTACCTGGATTATGAAGGCTTCCTGCAATTGCTGGAAGAGGCCGTGCCCCCGGGGGTAGGTTCTGGAGTATAA
- the rpmI gene encoding 50S ribosomal protein L35, protein MPKMKTHSSAKKRFKRTGSGKIKRFQAKTSHMMRRKSKKAKLRLRDSTLVHPHDEKRVKRMLAIG, encoded by the coding sequence ATGCCGAAGATGAAGACCCACTCCAGTGCCAAGAAGCGTTTCAAGCGCACTGGGTCCGGTAAGATCAAGCGTTTTCAGGCGAAAACCTCTCACATGATGCGCCGCAAGAGCAAAAAAGCCAAGCTGCGCCTGAGAGATTCTACGCTCGTGCATCCGCACGACGAGAAGCGCGTCAAGCGTATGCTCGCTATCGGATAA
- a CDS encoding STAS domain-containing protein — protein MKYSIDKKEKYAVFQLEEDNLNSLIAPKLKSEFVILSNEGVSNLIFNLADVKFVDSSGLSAILTANRLWKSLGTFVLTGVEHPSVKKLIEISRLDTVLKIVPTVKESIDYIFMEELERELNDEGRAEELNDEEIEK, from the coding sequence ATGAAGTACTCCATCGATAAAAAAGAGAAATACGCCGTATTTCAATTGGAGGAGGACAACCTGAACTCTCTGATCGCCCCGAAACTGAAATCTGAGTTTGTCATATTGTCCAACGAAGGGGTTAGCAACCTGATATTCAACCTGGCCGATGTCAAATTTGTCGATTCGTCTGGCCTGAGTGCCATTTTGACAGCCAACCGGCTGTGGAAAAGCCTGGGGACGTTCGTGCTGACTGGCGTCGAGCACCCCAGCGTCAAGAAACTGATAGAGATTTCCAGGCTGGATACGGTCCTGAAGATCGTTCCTACGGTTAAGGAATCGATTGACTATATCTTTATGGAAGAGCTGGAAAGGGAACTGAATGATGAGGGAAGAGCGGAAGAACTCAACGACGAGGAAATAGAAAAATAA
- a CDS encoding DUF4240 domain-containing protein, giving the protein MPTVLKINTRNLSQDVVQDLKEHYENAELEIRVHNLPDTSEVMGEDEFWALIAMLDWSKPDDNSRIIEPVVAALSQMPVAKIYQFYDILSEKLWQLDTGAHADAMMRNDPEDYFSDDEFLYARCCVVANGKEAYQNVLSDPSNFPDDLTFEDLLYVAANAYERKTGKRFLSTPAFNFETGSNKQGWQ; this is encoded by the coding sequence ATGCCAACAGTACTGAAAATTAATACCCGCAATCTGAGCCAGGACGTGGTGCAAGACTTGAAGGAGCATTACGAAAATGCAGAACTGGAAATTCGGGTGCACAACCTTCCTGACACCTCTGAAGTGATGGGCGAGGATGAGTTTTGGGCGTTAATTGCCATGCTGGATTGGTCTAAACCGGATGACAACAGCCGGATAATCGAGCCGGTTGTAGCGGCATTATCCCAGATGCCGGTGGCCAAGATTTACCAATTTTACGATATCCTTTCCGAAAAGCTCTGGCAGCTGGACACCGGTGCTCACGCTGATGCCATGATGCGTAATGACCCGGAGGATTATTTCTCTGACGATGAATTTTTATATGCTCGTTGCTGCGTGGTAGCTAATGGCAAAGAGGCTTACCAAAATGTGCTCTCCGACCCGTCGAACTTTCCCGACGATCTGACTTTTGAGGATCTGCTCTATGTGGCAGCCAATGCTTACGAGCGAAAGACCGGGAAGAGATTCCTTTCCACGCCCGCTTTTAACTTTGAAACCGGCAGCAACAAACAAGGCTGGCAGTAG
- a CDS encoding tetratricopeptide repeat protein: MLHPISIPIIFLAFADAKQYGHLPNLSPEYNALFDLLLPLKKARQLDLLREYHSENKTIPKRLAEFKDQIHIFHYSGHADGKHLYFNGQAGHSAGLAELLALQQSLKLVFLNGCRSQAQAEQYIVAGVPAVLATTTVINDNEALAFAENFYRALANRHSILEAFKAARGALKAASEKYHGLEEEVTILRGADFGSAFKNSLPWRLYVKAGQEAILDWVIPEMVPQEHTVTLLVANSETYQQIRKKIEGLEQQIREKREQVQAFPFPLPEALAPVLKSLEVEQINLGNVLEEAQGQERQFKEGVIKLAETFKRIELNTERLKKAKTHFDANEYDKARVVLREEEMQAELDVLLKQKKQFQSQASENEQNLRDKANEFLILAKITAVNFELPARFEKAKAYFEQSLRAWETEENLFAFAYFLDKHNQIQSAYFYYEKVLYQYRKLAKSKPQDFLPYVAMTLNNLGLLQCKKNEFSQAERSYEEVLTIYRKLTESNPQYYLPLLAICLNNLGFLQLEKNEFSQAGNSFEEALAIYRKLAESNPQVFLPYVAMTLNNLGLLQGKKNEFSQAESSYEEALAIFESNHQNYLPHLAMTFDNLGILKHARNEYLAAENSYKSALLIRQKLAESNPHTYLPNVATTLNNLAVLLKAKNEYSAAGSSYEAALLIRRKLAESNPQTYLPDVAMTLNNLANLQRARNEYLIAENYYEESLLIRRKLAESNPQTYLPYVAMTLNDLGILQRVKNEYSVAESYYEEALEIRRKLADSNPQTYLPDVAMTLNNLANVQYDKGQFYEAERFNEEGLTIYQKLAEADPQTYLPYVAMASNNLANLHCANKEFSAAESSYEEALEIYRKLTLTDPQVYLPNLVMIQINMSVLYQESIPDRSRSLGLVKEAVQNLEGFKDIPYIQNYLKMAYQILEEWGVQLEELFEEE, from the coding sequence ATGCTCCATCCAATCTCCATACCAATCATCTTCCTCGCCTTCGCCGATGCGAAGCAATACGGTCATCTGCCCAACCTCAGCCCTGAGTATAACGCCTTGTTCGACCTTCTCTTACCCCTGAAGAAAGCCCGCCAGCTAGACCTCCTGCGAGAATACCATTCTGAAAATAAGACGATTCCTAAGCGGCTGGCGGAATTCAAAGATCAGATCCACATCTTCCACTACAGCGGTCATGCTGACGGTAAGCATTTATACTTTAACGGTCAGGCCGGCCATTCTGCAGGTCTGGCGGAGCTACTCGCCCTGCAGCAATCCCTTAAGTTGGTATTTCTGAACGGGTGTCGATCCCAAGCGCAGGCGGAGCAGTACATTGTTGCCGGGGTACCTGCTGTGTTAGCTACTACGACTGTAATAAATGACAATGAAGCACTGGCCTTCGCAGAAAATTTCTATCGCGCTCTCGCCAATCGGCATAGCATTCTGGAAGCCTTTAAAGCAGCAAGGGGCGCCTTGAAAGCGGCATCCGAAAAATACCATGGGCTAGAAGAAGAGGTTACCATCCTAAGAGGGGCCGATTTTGGAAGTGCCTTCAAAAATAGCCTGCCGTGGCGCCTGTACGTCAAAGCGGGTCAGGAAGCCATCCTTGACTGGGTCATTCCAGAGATGGTCCCTCAGGAGCACACCGTTACTTTGCTGGTTGCCAATTCTGAAACCTACCAGCAGATTCGGAAGAAGATTGAAGGCCTGGAGCAACAAATCCGGGAGAAGCGGGAGCAGGTCCAAGCTTTTCCATTCCCTTTGCCTGAAGCCTTAGCCCCAGTATTGAAGAGTCTGGAAGTAGAGCAGATTAATTTGGGCAATGTCCTGGAAGAAGCCCAGGGACAGGAACGGCAGTTCAAAGAAGGAGTAATAAAATTGGCGGAAACTTTCAAGCGCATCGAGCTTAATACTGAACGGTTGAAAAAAGCCAAGACTCATTTTGATGCCAATGAGTATGATAAAGCCCGAGTGGTTTTAAGAGAGGAGGAAATGCAGGCCGAACTGGATGTTCTCCTGAAACAAAAAAAACAGTTTCAGAGCCAGGCCTCTGAAAACGAGCAGAACCTGAGGGATAAAGCCAATGAATTTCTCATCTTGGCAAAGATAACAGCTGTGAATTTTGAGCTACCTGCTCGCTTTGAAAAGGCAAAAGCTTATTTTGAACAGTCGCTCCGAGCCTGGGAAACGGAAGAGAACCTGTTTGCTTTTGCATATTTCCTTGATAAGCACAATCAAATACAATCAGCATATTTTTATTACGAAAAAGTGTTGTATCAATATCGGAAATTAGCGAAGTCTAAACCGCAGGACTTTCTGCCGTATGTTGCGATGACTTTAAATAATTTGGGGCTTTTGCAGTGTAAAAAAAATGAATTTTCACAAGCAGAGAGAAGCTATGAAGAGGTATTAACGATTTATCGGAAACTAACTGAGTCCAATCCTCAATACTATTTGCCTCTTTTGGCGATATGCTTAAATAATTTAGGTTTCTTACAGCTTGAAAAAAACGAATTTTCACAAGCGGGGAATAGTTTCGAGGAGGCACTAGCGATTTATCGAAAATTAGCCGAGTCTAACCCGCAGGTATTTTTGCCATATGTTGCGATGACTTTAAATAATTTGGGGCTTTTACAGGGTAAAAAAAATGAATTTTCACAAGCGGAAAGCAGTTATGAGGAGGCATTAGCTATATTTGAATCCAACCATCAGAATTATTTACCACATTTGGCAATGACCTTTGATAATTTAGGAATCTTGAAGCATGCTAGAAATGAGTATTTGGCGGCGGAAAATAGCTATAAGTCGGCCTTATTAATAAGGCAAAAATTAGCCGAGTCTAATCCCCATACTTATTTGCCAAATGTGGCTACGACTTTGAATAATTTAGCGGTTTTGTTGAAGGCAAAAAATGAATATTCAGCAGCGGGCAGCAGCTATGAGGCAGCTTTATTAATTAGGCGAAAATTAGCCGAATCCAACCCGCAAACCTATCTGCCAGACGTGGCAATGACCTTGAATAATTTGGCTAATTTACAACGTGCTAGAAATGAGTACTTAATAGCGGAAAACTACTATGAAGAATCCCTATTGATAAGGCGAAAATTAGCCGAGTCTAATCCGCAAACCTATCTGCCATACGTTGCAATGACCTTAAATGATTTGGGGATTTTACAACGTGTAAAAAATGAGTATTCAGTAGCAGAAAGCTACTATGAGGAAGCTTTGGAAATTAGGCGTAAGTTAGCTGATTCAAATCCACAAACTTATTTGCCGGATGTAGCTATGACATTGAATAATTTGGCTAATGTACAATATGATAAAGGTCAGTTTTATGAAGCGGAAAGATTTAATGAGGAAGGTCTAACGATTTACCAGAAATTGGCTGAAGCTGATCCGCAAACTTATTTACCATATGTGGCGATGGCTTCAAATAATTTAGCTAATTTGCATTGTGCTAATAAGGAGTTTTCAGCAGCGGAAAGTTCTTATGAAGAAGCTTTAGAAATTTACCGGAAATTAACTTTGACTGACCCTCAAGTTTATTTGCCGAATTTGGTAATGATTCAGATCAATATGAGTGTTCTGTATCAGGAATCAATTCCTGACAGAAGCAGATCATTGGGACTGGTCAAGGAGGCAGTTCAGAACTTAGAGGGCTTCAAGGATATTCCATATATTCAGAATTATTTGAAGATGGCATATCAGATACTGGAGGAATGGGGGGTACAGTTGGAGGAGTTGTTTGAAGAAGAGTAG
- a CDS encoding ribonuclease Z — MRFELTLLGTNSALPAYGRFPSSQVLNIQESHYLIDCGEGAQIRMVEFGVRSGRIRQAFISHLHGDHIYGLIGFLSSQSLTGRQRPLDIFAPSGLEEIIQVQLKHTGGVGFSLRFHLIDTEKHQLIFEDKHTEVYSLPLLHRVPASGFLFREKERPRNMRPEKIEAYNIHYRDIPAIKAGAGLDLPGGRHIRNEELTLPPPAPRSYAYCSDTAYCEALVPLIQGVGLLYHESTFCEDMQEQAALTGHSTARQAATIAAMAGAGRLILGHYSSRYKSLEPFLQEARAVFPNTELGMDGRVFEVPEGKRV, encoded by the coding sequence ATGCGTTTCGAGCTGACTTTACTGGGAACCAATTCCGCCCTCCCGGCTTATGGCCGCTTTCCAAGCTCACAGGTGTTGAACATTCAGGAAAGCCATTACCTCATCGATTGCGGGGAGGGAGCGCAAATCCGCATGGTTGAGTTTGGAGTGCGCAGCGGCCGGATCAGGCAGGCGTTCATCAGCCACCTGCATGGCGACCACATATACGGGCTGATTGGTTTTTTGTCTTCTCAGTCGTTGACGGGCAGGCAGCGCCCCCTGGATATTTTTGCTCCTTCAGGGTTGGAGGAGATCATTCAGGTGCAATTAAAGCACACCGGCGGGGTTGGTTTTTCCCTTCGTTTTCATCTAATCGATACCGAAAAGCACCAGCTCATTTTTGAGGATAAACATACCGAAGTGTACTCCCTGCCGCTCCTTCACCGGGTGCCTGCCTCCGGGTTCCTGTTCAGAGAAAAGGAACGGCCCCGGAATATGCGGCCGGAAAAAATAGAGGCATATAATATCCATTATCGGGATATTCCCGCCATTAAAGCCGGAGCGGGCCTCGATTTGCCCGGCGGGCGGCACATTCGCAATGAAGAACTGACCTTGCCGCCCCCGGCGCCCCGGTCTTATGCTTACTGTTCCGATACGGCTTATTGCGAAGCGCTCGTCCCTCTGATTCAGGGGGTGGGCCTGCTTTACCACGAGTCTACCTTCTGTGAAGACATGCAGGAGCAGGCAGCGCTTACCGGCCACTCCACCGCCCGGCAGGCGGCAACCATCGCCGCAATGGCCGGGGCTGGGCGGCTGATCCTCGGCCACTATTCTTCCCGCTATAAGTCGCTGGAGCCTTTCCTTCAGGAAGCCCGGGCCGTTTTCCCAAACACGGAACTGGGGATGGACGGCAGGGTGTTTGAGGTGCCGGAGGGGAAGAGGGTGTGA
- a CDS encoding ATP-dependent Clp protease ATP-binding subunit yields the protein MNNKRFSPKVKQVISKSRDEAIRLGHDFIGTEHLLLGIMAEKDSLAMKVLESLDVESSELRETVEDSVQRLPSGHTTLNVGNLPLNKQAEKVLKVTFLEAKMLKSEEISPEHLLLSILKHKENPASKILNQYDVDYDIYKAELEYVRQDQDFSSGVEPYAQAPSDQDDPYEEEEGQSGRYQQRKGSTKSRTPVLDNFGRDITKLAEEDKLDPIIGRETEIERVSQILSRRKKNNPILIGEPGVGKTAIVEGLALRIVQKKVSRTLFNKRIVMLDLAALVAGTKYRGQFEERMKAIMNELEKSRDVILFIDEIHTIVGAGGATGSLDASNIFKPALARGELQCIGASTLDEYRQHIEKDGALDRRFQKVMVDPPSAEEAVNILENIKPKYEEFHNVNYSDDAIKACVKFSDRYISDRFLPDKAIDVLDEVGARVHLKNIHVPEHIEELEKKIEELKEQKNQAVKNQQYEKAADLRDKESKLVRQLEFAKVQWEEEAKTKRYPVNEEDIAEVVSMMTGIPVRRVAQSESKKLVGMDNDLQQVIIGQNEAITKITKAIQRNRVGLKDPTKPIGSFIFLGPTGVGKTELAKALARYIFDSEDALVRIDMSEYMEKFSVSRLIGAPPGYVGYEEGGQLTEKVRRKPYSVILLDEIEKAHPDVYNILLQVLDDGQLTDGLGRKVDFKNSLIIMTSNIGVRQLKDFGQGVGFATKARQEASDDYTKGVIQNALKRTFSPEFLNRIDDVVIFNSLSQEDIFKIIDITLKDLHKRLHTMEYTLVLSDEAKKFVAEKGFDPQFGARPLHRAIQKYVEDPLAEFILNENPADGSRLEAVLNDGGDGLNITLSKEVNTDVNE from the coding sequence ATGAATAATAAGAGATTTTCTCCTAAAGTAAAGCAAGTCATATCCAAAAGCAGGGACGAAGCCATCCGGCTCGGCCATGACTTTATTGGTACAGAGCACTTGCTATTGGGCATCATGGCGGAGAAAGACAGCCTTGCGATGAAAGTGCTGGAATCTTTGGACGTAGAGTCTTCCGAGCTGCGGGAAACCGTGGAGGATTCCGTCCAGCGCCTGCCTTCCGGCCATACCACGCTCAACGTGGGCAACCTGCCGCTGAACAAGCAGGCGGAAAAAGTACTCAAGGTTACTTTCCTCGAAGCTAAGATGTTGAAGAGCGAAGAGATAAGCCCCGAGCATCTCCTGCTCTCCATCCTCAAACACAAGGAAAACCCCGCTTCCAAAATCTTAAATCAATACGACGTGGACTACGATATATATAAGGCGGAACTCGAATACGTCCGCCAGGACCAGGACTTCAGCAGCGGTGTCGAGCCTTATGCTCAGGCGCCGTCCGACCAGGATGACCCCTACGAAGAAGAAGAAGGGCAATCCGGCCGCTACCAGCAGCGCAAAGGCAGCACCAAGTCGCGCACTCCGGTGCTGGACAACTTTGGGCGGGACATCACCAAGCTGGCCGAAGAAGACAAACTCGACCCCATCATCGGCAGGGAGACCGAGATCGAACGCGTATCTCAAATTCTTAGCCGCCGCAAGAAGAACAACCCCATCCTGATCGGGGAACCGGGAGTTGGAAAAACAGCCATTGTCGAGGGCCTGGCGCTGCGCATCGTTCAGAAAAAGGTTTCCCGCACATTGTTCAACAAACGCATCGTGATGCTCGACCTCGCCGCTCTGGTAGCCGGCACCAAGTACCGCGGCCAGTTTGAAGAGCGCATGAAAGCCATCATGAACGAGCTGGAAAAATCCAGGGACGTCATTCTGTTCATCGACGAAATCCACACCATCGTCGGCGCCGGCGGCGCCACGGGCTCCCTGGATGCTTCCAACATTTTCAAACCGGCATTGGCGCGCGGCGAACTTCAGTGCATCGGCGCTTCCACCCTCGACGAATACCGCCAGCACATAGAAAAAGACGGCGCTTTAGACCGCCGCTTCCAGAAGGTTATGGTCGATCCGCCCTCGGCTGAAGAGGCCGTCAACATCCTGGAAAACATCAAGCCGAAGTACGAAGAGTTCCACAATGTAAACTATTCGGACGACGCGATCAAAGCCTGCGTCAAGTTCAGCGACCGCTACATCAGCGACCGCTTCCTGCCGGACAAGGCCATCGACGTACTCGATGAAGTGGGCGCCAGGGTTCACCTGAAAAACATTCACGTTCCCGAACACATCGAAGAGCTGGAAAAGAAGATCGAAGAGCTGAAGGAACAGAAAAACCAGGCCGTCAAGAACCAGCAGTACGAAAAAGCCGCCGACCTGCGCGACAAGGAATCCAAGCTGGTCCGCCAGCTGGAGTTCGCCAAAGTCCAGTGGGAAGAAGAAGCCAAGACGAAGCGCTATCCGGTCAACGAAGAGGATATTGCCGAGGTGGTTTCCATGATGACCGGCATCCCCGTCCGGCGGGTGGCGCAAAGCGAAAGCAAAAAGCTGGTCGGCATGGACAATGACCTGCAGCAGGTCATTATCGGGCAGAACGAAGCCATCACCAAGATCACCAAAGCCATTCAGCGCAACCGGGTGGGCCTCAAAGACCCGACCAAGCCGATCGGATCCTTTATCTTCCTCGGCCCGACCGGGGTGGGCAAAACCGAGCTGGCCAAAGCGTTGGCCCGCTATATTTTCGATTCGGAAGACGCGCTGGTCCGCATTGACATGAGCGAATACATGGAGAAATTCTCCGTCAGCCGGCTCATCGGCGCGCCTCCAGGCTACGTAGGTTATGAAGAAGGCGGACAGCTGACCGAGAAGGTCCGCCGCAAGCCTTACTCCGTGATCCTTCTGGACGAGATCGAAAAAGCACACCCGGATGTGTACAACATCCTCCTGCAGGTGCTGGATGACGGGCAGTTGACCGACGGCCTGGGCCGCAAGGTCGACTTCAAAAACTCGCTCATCATCATGACGTCCAACATCGGCGTCCGGCAGTTGAAGGACTTCGGGCAGGGCGTAGGCTTTGCCACCAAGGCCAGGCAGGAAGCTTCCGACGATTACACCAAGGGCGTTATTCAGAACGCGCTGAAGCGCACCTTCTCTCCGGAGTTCCTGAACCGCATCGACGATGTGGTGATCTTCAACAGCCTCAGCCAGGAAGACATCTTCAAGATCATCGATATTACGCTGAAAGACCTGCACAAGCGCCTCCATACTATGGAGTACACTCTGGTGCTGTCGGACGAAGCCAAGAAGTTTGTCGCCGAGAAGGGTTTCGACCCTCAGTTCGGCGCGCGGCCCCTGCACCGGGCCATACAGAAGTACGTGGAAGACCCGCTGGCCGAGTTCATCCTCAACGAGAACCCGGCGGATGGCAGCCGGCTGGAAGCTGTCCTTAATGACGGCGGCGACGGGCTGAACATCACCTTGTCGAAAGAAGTGAATACCGACGTGAACGAATAA
- the dinB gene encoding DNA polymerase IV, protein MDAFYASVEQRDHPELRGKPVAVGGSGMRGVVASASYEARRYGVRSAMPSVTARRLCPQLVFVKSRFDVYRDVSHQIRDIFQEYTELVEPLSLDEAYLDVTRPRRGPRSATLIAEEIRRRIREETGLTASAGVSFNKFLAKVASDINKPDGMKVITPEEAIPFLEGLPIEVFHGIGKVTAEKMRRMGIFNGAGLKAYSELELVKRFGKVGRHYYRIVRADDEREVNPNRIRKSIGAERTYKDDISDIREMKEKLSYLAEVVYKYMEKADNYGRTVTIKAKMPDFKIITRSRTFATEVRRLDSLAAIAHELLEENKEDIQSVRLLGVAVSNLSKEQAPDGIQLEFDFESLKEEE, encoded by the coding sequence ATGGACGCCTTTTATGCTTCGGTGGAGCAGAGAGACCATCCTGAACTTCGCGGCAAGCCCGTCGCCGTAGGAGGCTCGGGAATGCGGGGAGTCGTAGCGTCCGCCAGTTACGAAGCGCGCCGGTACGGGGTCCGCTCCGCCATGCCCAGCGTTACGGCCCGCCGGCTGTGCCCTCAGTTGGTCTTCGTCAAATCCCGCTTCGACGTTTACCGGGATGTCTCCCACCAAATCCGCGATATCTTCCAGGAATATACCGAACTGGTGGAACCCCTGTCCCTCGACGAGGCCTACCTCGACGTGACCCGCCCCCGGCGCGGGCCCCGGTCGGCCACCCTGATCGCGGAGGAAATCCGGCGGCGCATCCGGGAAGAGACCGGCCTGACGGCTTCGGCGGGGGTGTCGTTCAATAAATTTCTGGCGAAGGTCGCTTCCGACATCAACAAGCCGGACGGCATGAAAGTCATCACCCCGGAAGAAGCCATCCCTTTTCTGGAAGGGCTGCCCATCGAGGTCTTTCACGGAATTGGCAAGGTGACCGCCGAAAAGATGCGCCGCATGGGCATCTTCAACGGAGCCGGGCTAAAGGCCTATTCGGAACTCGAACTGGTGAAACGCTTCGGCAAGGTCGGCCGCCACTATTACCGCATCGTCCGCGCCGACGACGAGCGCGAGGTCAACCCCAACCGAATCCGGAAATCCATCGGCGCAGAGCGCACCTACAAAGACGACATTTCGGATATCCGGGAAATGAAAGAAAAACTAAGCTATCTCGCGGAGGTCGTCTATAAATATATGGAGAAGGCCGACAACTACGGCCGCACCGTAACCATCAAGGCCAAGATGCCGGACTTTAAGATCATCACCCGCAGCCGGACCTTCGCCACCGAGGTGCGCCGGCTTGATAGCCTGGCGGCTATAGCGCACGAGTTGCTGGAAGAAAACAAGGAGGACATCCAAAGCGTTCGGTTGCTGGGCGTGGCGGTTTCCAACTTGTCGAAAGAACAGGCGCCCGACGGCATCCAGCTGGAATTCGATTTTGAATCGCTAAAAGAAGAAGAATAA
- a CDS encoding Crp/Fnr family transcriptional regulator → MRANKENAAIVFRHFPFFEGLEEGQLQELANVAQYQQVKKHSVIYREGSRSGQVYFLTQGVVKIGTHSGDGREVLKHVLHPMAMFGELSLAGEQERQDFAASMNQEVEVLSLKVSDLQQFMKADHRLAIRVLNFIGKRLQKAESRLESLIFKDARERIIEFLKESADKHGKRIGFEMLIKHSLTQQDIANITGTSRQTVTSVLNDLKKSNLIHFNRRSILIRDMGRLA, encoded by the coding sequence ATGAGAGCAAATAAAGAGAACGCAGCCATTGTATTTCGGCACTTTCCATTTTTTGAAGGCCTTGAAGAGGGACAGCTCCAGGAGCTGGCTAACGTTGCTCAATACCAGCAGGTCAAAAAACACTCCGTTATTTACCGGGAAGGCAGCCGCTCGGGCCAGGTTTATTTCCTGACGCAAGGCGTCGTGAAGATCGGCACGCACTCCGGCGACGGAAGGGAAGTGCTCAAGCACGTGCTTCACCCCATGGCCATGTTTGGCGAACTCAGCCTGGCGGGCGAACAGGAACGCCAGGATTTCGCTGCCTCCATGAACCAGGAGGTGGAAGTGCTCAGCCTGAAAGTGTCCGACCTTCAGCAGTTTATGAAGGCCGACCACCGGCTGGCCATCCGCGTCCTCAACTTTATCGGCAAAAGGCTGCAAAAAGCCGAAAGCCGCCTCGAATCGCTCATCTTTAAAGATGCCCGGGAACGGATCATCGAATTCCTGAAAGAGTCCGCCGACAAACACGGCAAACGCATCGGCTTCGAAATGCTGATCAAACACAGCCTGACCCAGCAGGACATCGCCAACATCACCGGCACTTCCCGCCAAACCGTTACCTCCGTCCTGAATGACCTGAAAAAATCCAATCTTATCCATTTCAACCGGCGCAGTATTTTGATCCGGGATATGGGGAGGTTGGCGTGA
- a CDS encoding translation initiation factor IF-3, protein MAKRFSRRNAPTNTKSNFRVNEQIRVPEIRLVGDNLEEIATLIGQTIEPGIVYPTRRAREWASEAELDLVEISPNAKPPVVKIIDYNKFLYERKKKEKEIKAKAAKTVVKEIRFGPNTDDHDFEFKTRHAKGFLEDGAKVKAYVHFRGRTIVFKDRGELLLLRFLKELEEYGTAEALPKMEGRRMIVIVTPKKVKKK, encoded by the coding sequence TTGGCAAAGAGATTTTCCAGGAGGAACGCTCCAACCAACACCAAATCCAATTTCAGAGTCAACGAACAAATACGGGTTCCCGAGATACGCCTGGTCGGCGACAATCTCGAAGAGATTGCCACCCTCATCGGGCAAACCATCGAACCCGGCATCGTTTACCCTACCCGCAGGGCGAGAGAATGGGCATCGGAAGCTGAACTCGACCTGGTCGAGATTTCGCCCAACGCAAAACCTCCCGTTGTTAAGATCATCGACTACAACAAATTCCTTTACGAACGCAAGAAAAAGGAAAAGGAGATCAAGGCCAAAGCGGCCAAAACCGTGGTCAAAGAAATCCGCTTCGGCCCTAATACGGACGACCACGACTTCGAATTCAAGACCCGCCACGCCAAAGGCTTCCTCGAAGACGGCGCCAAGGTGAAAGCCTATGTCCACTTCCGCGGCCGGACGATCGTCTTCAAAGACCGCGGCGAGCTGCTCCTGCTCCGTTTTCTCAAAGAACTGGAAGAGTACGGCACCGCCGAAGCCCTGCCCAAAATGGAAGGGCGGCGCATGATCGTTATCGTCACTCCCAAAAAGGTAAAAAAGAAATAA